Proteins from a genomic interval of Panthera uncia isolate 11264 unplaced genomic scaffold, Puncia_PCG_1.0 HiC_scaffold_830, whole genome shotgun sequence:
- the LOC125918461 gene encoding 60S ribosomal protein L10-like, with product MGHHPPRCYWYCKNKRCPKSCFCRGVPDAKVRIFDLGQKKAEVEQFPLCSHTVPEEYEQLSSEALEAVRMCANKYMVKSCGKDGFCIQMWFHPFHVILINKMLSCAGADRLQTGVWGAFGKPQGTVARVHIGQVIMSTSTKVQNKEHMIETLCRAKFKFLGCPKIHISKKWGFTKFNVNEFEDMMAEK from the coding sequence ATGGGCCACCACCCACCCCGGTGTTACTGGTATTGTAAGAACAAGCGGTGTCCAAAGTCTTGTTTCTGCAGAGGTGTGCCTGATGCCAAGGTCCGCATCTTTGACCTTGGGCAGAAGAAGGCAGAAGTGGAGCAGTTCCCACTGTGTAGCCACACAGTGCCAGAGGAATACGAGCAGCTCTCCTCTGAAGCCCTGGAGGCTGTCCGTATGTGTGCTAACAAGTACATGGTGAAAAGCTGTGGCAAAGATGGTTTTTGCATCCAAATGTGGTTCCATCCCTTCCACGTCATCCTTATCAACAAGATGTTGTCCTGTGCTGGAGCTGACAGGCTCCAGACAGGTGTGTGGGGTGCCTTTGGAAAGCCCCAGGGCACAGTGGCCAGGGTCCACATTGGCCAAGTCATCATGTCCACCAGTACCAAGGTACAGAACAAGGAGCATATGATTGAGACGCTATGCAGGGCCAAGTTCAAGTTCCTTGGCTGCCCGAAGATTCACATTTCCAAGAAGTGGGGCTTTACTAAGTTTAATGTGAATGAATTTGAAGACATGATGGCTGAAAAGTAG